The Paenibacillus macerans genome includes a window with the following:
- a CDS encoding RICIN domain-containing protein produces the protein MKGEYFMLHLIRNVWGKLGTLTIIFMLLAASISSGSAFAAASSSTTSNTTRVSVHDPSIYYDSSTNKYYVFGSHLAQASSTDLRNWSYVGTQGYANRSLYAPSTFEGYYYIKNKNSGLYLDVADGSAADGTNIRQWSYNGSDAQKFRIVHHSNGDYYILTANSSYKSSIDVNGGSPADGTNIEQWAYWGGPMQLFRIQQNEDGTVAFLTKASGYTSALDVADGSTSAGANVQQWNYWGGDMQKWKLIKAGGTGNVSRSSGAALLSALAPSFAWAGYNDQDSSGGHAVWAPDVIYNPSYVWADGSKGAYMLYYSTSSTYIRSAIGFGVSKSITGPYEYVDTIIYSGFTRASNPITTTSPLGTKTVNTWYQNTNIPDLIDNGTLSGVRSGWFTSSGGYNNSLFPNAIDPSLIYDASGRLWMSYGSWSGGIYMLQLNPETGKPYYPGADSGNTDRYFGKRIAGGYGKSGEAPYIVYDKAAGYCYLYVTYGGLANAGGYHIRLYRSTAIDGPYTDAAGNQAVYASASINQANYGIKLFGNYQLSGIPLGYKSGGHNSALIDTDGLRYLIYHTRFNNGTEGHEVRVHQQFMNADKWPVTAVYEFLGSSISSTGYSMNDMTGTYQFVKMGLDASTSGVGMLPTQSVTLNANGTITGNVTGTWSSTAGTYYCTMVINGVTYKGVFFKQRNELSSHNEVMTFSLVGSNNESIWGSK, from the coding sequence ATGAAGGGAGAATATTTTATGTTGCATCTGATTCGAAATGTGTGGGGCAAGCTGGGCACCCTGACTATCATATTTATGCTTCTTGCAGCCAGTATAAGCAGTGGAAGTGCATTTGCTGCAGCCAGTTCATCGACCACCTCAAACACAACGCGGGTCTCCGTGCACGATCCATCCATTTACTACGATTCATCAACGAACAAATATTACGTTTTCGGTTCCCATTTGGCTCAGGCCAGCAGTACGGATCTAAGAAATTGGTCTTATGTTGGAACCCAGGGCTATGCCAATCGGAGTTTGTATGCACCGTCTACCTTTGAGGGCTATTATTATATTAAAAATAAAAACAGCGGATTATATCTTGATGTAGCTGATGGGTCGGCGGCCGACGGAACGAATATTCGGCAATGGTCTTATAATGGCTCTGATGCGCAGAAGTTCAGAATCGTGCATCACAGCAACGGAGATTATTACATTCTGACGGCCAACTCTTCCTATAAGAGCAGCATTGATGTCAACGGCGGATCCCCCGCCGATGGCACCAACATTGAGCAATGGGCATACTGGGGCGGTCCCATGCAATTGTTCCGGATTCAGCAGAATGAGGATGGAACGGTCGCTTTCCTGACCAAAGCATCGGGGTACACGTCTGCGTTGGATGTCGCTGATGGGAGCACGTCTGCAGGCGCCAACGTCCAGCAGTGGAATTACTGGGGCGGAGACATGCAAAAATGGAAACTGATCAAAGCGGGCGGCACGGGGAATGTATCCAGAAGCTCGGGCGCGGCACTGCTCTCTGCGCTGGCACCCTCTTTCGCATGGGCGGGTTATAATGATCAGGATAGCTCGGGCGGCCACGCGGTATGGGCGCCGGATGTGATTTATAACCCATCCTATGTATGGGCGGATGGTTCCAAGGGCGCTTATATGTTGTATTACAGTACATCATCGACCTACATTCGTTCCGCCATTGGATTTGGTGTGTCCAAGTCCATAACAGGTCCGTACGAATATGTAGATACCATTATTTATTCCGGATTTACCCGTGCCAGCAACCCCATTACCACCACGTCGCCGCTCGGGACAAAAACCGTGAATACGTGGTATCAAAATACCAACATCCCCGATCTGATCGACAACGGTACCCTATCGGGAGTCCGAAGCGGCTGGTTCACAAGCAGCGGCGGCTATAACAATTCACTGTTCCCGAACGCCATCGATCCTTCCCTGATTTACGATGCTTCAGGCCGACTATGGATGAGTTACGGGTCCTGGTCCGGCGGTATTTATATGCTTCAGCTTAATCCCGAAACGGGTAAGCCTTATTATCCCGGAGCGGACAGCGGCAATACGGACCGTTACTTCGGCAAACGCATCGCAGGGGGATACGGAAAATCGGGGGAGGCCCCTTATATTGTCTATGACAAAGCCGCAGGTTATTGCTACCTGTATGTAACGTACGGCGGTTTGGCGAATGCGGGCGGTTATCACATCCGGTTATACCGGTCCACCGCGATTGACGGACCGTATACGGATGCCGCCGGCAATCAAGCCGTGTATGCTTCCGCTTCAATTAATCAAGCCAATTACGGCATTAAACTGTTCGGAAATTACCAACTCTCGGGAATCCCGTTAGGTTACAAATCGGGAGGGCATAATTCGGCACTGATTGATACGGACGGCTTGCGCTACCTGATTTACCATACCCGCTTCAATAACGGAACCGAAGGGCATGAGGTTCGGGTGCATCAGCAATTCATGAATGCGGATAAGTGGCCTGTCACCGCGGTATACGAATTCCTGGGAAGCAGCATTTCTTCTACGGGATACAGCATGAATGATATGACGGGGACCTATCAATTCGTCAAAATGGGGCTTGACGCTTCGACATCCGGTGTGGGGATGCTGCCTACCCAAAGCGTGACTTTGAATGCAAACGGCACCATTACGGGGAATGTGACCGGCACTTGGTCTTCTACTGCCGGGACTTATTATTGCACCATGGTCATTAATGGAGTAACTTATAAAGGCGTGTTCTTCAAGCAAAGAAATGAGCTTTCCAGCCACAATGAAGTAATGACCTTCTCATTGGTCGGCAGCAATAACGAATCGATTTGGGGCTCAAAATAG